Proteins from one Penaeus monodon isolate SGIC_2016 chromosome 39, NSTDA_Pmon_1, whole genome shotgun sequence genomic window:
- the LOC119597246 gene encoding uncharacterized protein LOC119597246: MRVVPVVVACLLGVVAVGVAAEDVTADDQAPPNDQSPPNDQSPPNDLFPPNDLSPSEEHESFDDDSGRGERIFAYYTSTTTTRLTTSTLTALSTCLSILGTATACRRRKRRAGRLESIEDEDIAALELEGSVRSVESLEELSQQQRDFLQRDDRKFTIWTTGFTTLTLTTTSYIAGTTVTATAYCITPGLTAGCFGK; encoded by the exons ATGAGAGTCGTGCCGGTGGTCGTGGCGTGTCTGCTGGGCGTGGTGGCCGTCGGCGTCGCGGCCGAGGATGTGACCGCGGACGACCAGGCTCCCCCGAACGACCAGTCTCCCCCGAACGACCAGTCCCCCCCGAACGACCTGTTCCCCCCGAACGACCTGTCCCCCTCGGAGGAGCACGAGTCCTTCGACGACGACAGCGGCCGAGGGGAAAGGATCTTTGCCTACTACACCTCGACGACCACGACCCGCCTCACGACCTCCACCCTGACGGCGCTCTCCACCTGCCTCTCGATCCTCGGCACCGCCACGGCCTgccggaggaggaagaggagggcgggCAGGCTGGAGTCCAT TGAGGACGAGGATATCGCGGCCCTGGAGCTCGAGGGGAGCGTCAGGTCGGTGGAGAGCTTAGAAGAGCTTTCCCAGCAGCAGCGGGACTTCCTCCAGAGGGACGACCGCAAGTTCACCATCTGGACGACCGGCTTCACGACCCTCACTCTCACGACGACCTCCTACATCGCCGGGACGACCGTCACTGCCACGGCTTACTGCATCACTCCTGGTCTCACGGCGGGATGCTTCGGGAAGTAG
- the LOC119597260 gene encoding uncharacterized protein LOC119597260 gives MKLTPLLLLATLLGLSATSASASDDREARIFAYYSTTSVTSLTTVTITGLSTCVSTTTTACLGRRKRAAFSSFAELENERDDQPINLDGSQGDGADEVHARAERSLDGEESEDEGRDGKRLTIWSTNFTTLTLTSTSVQPSTTVTASALCAAPGVTQGCFIG, from the exons ATGAAGCTCACACCCCTGCTCCTGCTGGCGACCCTCCTGGGGCTGAGTGCCACCTCCGCCTCGGCCTCCGACGACCGAGAGGCCAGGATCTTCGCCTACTACTCCACCACCTCGGTCACCAGCCtcaccaccgtcaccatcacGGGTCTCTCCACCTgcgtctccaccaccaccacggcGTGTctcgggaggaggaagagggcggcCTTTAGCTCCTTCGC CGAGCTGGAGAACGAGCGGGACGACCAGCCCATCAACCTGGACGGAAGCCAAGGCGACGGCGCTGACGAAGTGCACGCCCGCGCCGAGAGATCCCTTGacggggaggagagcgaggatgAAGGCCGAGACGGGAAGAGGCTCACCATCTGGTCCACAAACTTCACCACGCTGACTCTCACGTCGACGTCCGTCCAGCCTTCCACCACCGTCACCGCCTCCGCCCTGTGCGCTGCTCCCGGCGTCACCCAAGGTTGCTTCATCggttaa